A window of Rubricoccus marinus contains these coding sequences:
- a CDS encoding NYN domain-containing protein yields MTQACVLIDYQNLHHYLKHQIDDGSPADICTDLLSALRDHLSGARITIGRAYADFSGLDDHTRHVKRSLYLYGIEPVYVPATMHRNTSDLQLAVDAITIREKRPEIDTFVLLTGDRDYVPVVQALIGAGKRVICVGFREHLSPFVVRHTGNGEYIDAATLLPEATLAPQAPVGEPVVTTQFSEPAEIETDEAFKALELTLLHFGQYDEVYLTPLLRRLSEELPQDSDPKALVAELEEAGAVKLERRRGMPYDYTVLLINAEHPEVNEAREELVAPDVDGDSDDGLPFDAADDSEDDLDFSYDDEEVTN; encoded by the coding sequence ATGACACAGGCCTGCGTTCTGATCGACTACCAGAACCTCCACCACTACCTCAAGCACCAGATCGACGACGGGAGCCCCGCCGACATCTGCACCGATCTCCTCTCCGCTCTTCGGGACCACCTCTCGGGCGCGCGCATCACCATTGGCCGCGCCTACGCAGACTTCAGCGGTCTCGATGACCACACCCGGCACGTCAAGCGAAGCCTCTACCTCTACGGCATCGAGCCGGTGTACGTGCCGGCCACGATGCACCGCAACACCTCGGACCTGCAACTGGCCGTGGATGCGATCACGATCCGCGAGAAGCGCCCGGAGATCGACACCTTCGTGCTGCTCACCGGAGACCGGGACTACGTGCCCGTTGTGCAGGCGCTCATAGGGGCCGGCAAGCGCGTGATCTGCGTCGGCTTCCGCGAGCACCTCTCCCCGTTCGTCGTCCGCCACACCGGAAACGGTGAGTACATCGACGCGGCGACGCTCCTGCCCGAGGCCACCCTCGCCCCGCAGGCGCCCGTCGGCGAGCCCGTGGTTACCACGCAGTTTAGCGAGCCCGCCGAGATCGAGACCGATGAGGCGTTCAAAGCCCTCGAACTCACGCTTCTCCACTTCGGGCAGTACGACGAGGTGTACCTCACCCCGTTGCTCCGCAGGCTCTCCGAGGAGCTTCCCCAGGACTCCGACCCCAAAGCCCTCGTGGCCGAGTTGGAGGAGGCCGGCGCCGTCAAGCTGGAGCGCCGCCGCGGGATGCCGTACGACTACACCGTGCTGCTCATCAACGCCGAGCACCCCGAAGTCAACGAGGCCCGCGAAGAGCTCGTCGCGCCCGACGTGGACGGCGACTCCGACGACGGCCTCCCGTTCGACGCGGCCGACGACTCCGAGGATGACCTCGACTTCTCCTACGACGACGAGGAGGTCACCAACTAG
- a CDS encoding rod shape-determining protein, translating to MRNPFSVDVAIDLGTANTLVHVRDQGIIMNEPSIVARDRRTGKSVAIGQKALMMHERTHKDIETIRPLNDGVIADFSVADELIKGLVRGARPNWFTGIGRMVICVPSGITEVERRAVIDAARSAGAKDVKLIDEPMAAAIGIGLRVDEPVGNMIVDIGGGTTEIAVIALNGIVIDESIRVGGNELDEAVVQYFKKHHNLLIGSRTAERIKCEIGSAQKLDPELELSVKGRDLVTGVPKTRVVTSEDVREALRQGVNQIAAAVVRALEGTPPELGGDVLDRGIMLTGGGALLKGLDEYLRERTELPVFVADDPLTAVVRGTGRVLEDPEAYAAVLTS from the coding sequence GTGCGCAACCCGTTCTCCGTCGACGTCGCCATCGACCTCGGCACCGCCAATACCCTCGTCCACGTCCGCGACCAGGGCATCATCATGAACGAGCCGTCCATCGTGGCTCGCGACCGGCGCACGGGCAAGTCCGTCGCCATCGGGCAGAAAGCGCTGATGATGCACGAGCGCACGCACAAGGACATCGAGACCATCCGCCCGCTCAACGACGGCGTGATCGCGGACTTCTCCGTCGCTGATGAGCTTATCAAGGGCCTCGTGCGCGGCGCGCGTCCGAACTGGTTTACCGGCATCGGCCGGATGGTGATCTGCGTGCCGAGCGGCATCACCGAGGTGGAGCGCCGCGCTGTGATCGACGCCGCGCGGAGCGCGGGCGCCAAGGACGTGAAGCTGATCGACGAGCCCATGGCGGCGGCCATCGGCATCGGCCTGCGCGTGGACGAGCCCGTGGGCAACATGATCGTCGACATCGGCGGCGGCACCACGGAGATCGCCGTGATCGCGCTCAACGGCATCGTGATCGACGAGTCCATCCGCGTGGGCGGCAACGAGTTGGACGAGGCGGTCGTGCAGTACTTCAAGAAGCACCATAACCTCCTGATCGGCTCACGCACGGCGGAGCGGATCAAGTGCGAGATCGGCAGCGCCCAGAAGCTCGACCCCGAGCTGGAGCTGAGCGTCAAGGGCCGCGACCTCGTGACCGGCGTGCCCAAGACGCGCGTCGTCACGAGCGAGGACGTGCGCGAGGCGCTGCGCCAGGGCGTCAACCAGATCGCTGCCGCCGTTGTCCGCGCCCTTGAAGGCACCCCGCCCGAGTTGGGCGGCGACGTGCTGGACCGCGGCATCATGCTCACCGGCGGCGGCGCGCTGCTCAAGGGGCTCGACGAGTACCTCCGCGAGCGCACCGAGCTCCCCGTCTTCGTCGCCGACGACCCGCTCACGGCCGTCGTGCGCGGGACGGGCCGCGTCCTGGAGGACCCCGAGGCCTACGCCGCCGTCCTCACCAGCTAA
- a CDS encoding RidA family protein yields MANERQVARFGPFKDFIANAVRDGDTIYVSGQVGTDSEGNLAGEGDLAAQTRQAYANVAEVLGHFGATMDNVVDETWYVTDIGATMGNVGELFGIRAEAYGKNPEVAQTMIQVSGLVMPELLIEIKCVARISEAA; encoded by the coding sequence ATGGCAAACGAACGCCAAGTCGCCCGCTTCGGACCATTCAAGGACTTCATCGCCAACGCCGTCAGAGATGGAGACACGATCTACGTCTCCGGCCAGGTCGGTACGGACAGCGAGGGCAACCTTGCAGGTGAAGGAGACCTCGCCGCGCAAACCCGTCAAGCCTACGCGAACGTCGCCGAAGTGCTGGGCCACTTCGGCGCGACCATGGACAACGTCGTAGACGAGACATGGTATGTGACAGACATCGGCGCGACGATGGGCAACGTGGGAGAGTTGTTCGGAATCCGCGCTGAGGCATACGGTAAGAACCCCGAGGTTGCGCAGACGATGATCCAAGTTTCGGGTCTGGTGATGCCAGAACTCCTAATTGAAATCAAGTGCGTGGCACGCATATCTGAGGCTGCCTAA
- a CDS encoding carbohydrate deacetylase produces MRALIVTADDLGLRPDVDEGIVSAHREGIVTHASWLAGGASAQEAAPLVQEEAPGLGVGLHLALSQTLPSGPLAPLTGLLTPEARFPPRQFSAILWARTRARREAVWDEWNAQADTFERTWGRTPTHLDSHQHVHLAPWLGPLAVRLATERGIPRLRAPDEPARGRADTAVFSALGRRLARLARASGVATPDHFDGYRWSGRLGAESLREMEAARGEGCTEWMTHPGTHDEPGGYQRLRELRSLAHVRTPGASPSV; encoded by the coding sequence GTGAGGGCTCTCATCGTCACCGCCGATGACCTCGGCCTACGGCCCGACGTGGACGAGGGCATCGTGAGCGCGCACCGCGAGGGCATCGTCACGCACGCCTCGTGGTTGGCGGGCGGCGCATCGGCGCAAGAGGCCGCGCCCCTGGTCCAAGAAGAGGCACCGGGGCTGGGCGTCGGCCTCCACCTCGCTCTGTCCCAAACGCTTCCGTCTGGACCGCTCGCGCCTCTGACGGGACTGCTCACGCCAGAGGCGCGGTTCCCACCGCGGCAGTTCTCCGCCATCCTGTGGGCGCGCACTCGCGCCCGTCGCGAGGCGGTCTGGGACGAATGGAATGCCCAAGCTGACACCTTCGAGCGCACCTGGGGCCGCACACCCACGCACCTCGATAGCCACCAGCACGTCCACCTCGCGCCGTGGCTGGGGCCTCTGGCGGTGCGGCTCGCCACCGAGCGCGGGATTCCCCGCCTCCGCGCGCCCGACGAGCCCGCCAGAGGCCGGGCGGACACCGCCGTGTTCTCCGCACTGGGGCGCCGTCTGGCTCGGCTTGCCCGCGCCTCTGGCGTCGCCACCCCGGACCACTTTGACGGCTACCGGTGGAGCGGCAGGCTGGGCGCAGAGTCGCTTCGCGAGATGGAAGCCGCCCGCGGCGAGGGGTGCACCGAGTGGATGACCCATCCCGGCACGCATGACGAGCCGGGCGGCTACCAACGGTTGCGCGAGCTCCGATCTCTTGCACATGTTCGCACGCCGGGGGCTAGCCCCTCCGTGTAG
- the hslV gene encoding ATP-dependent protease subunit HslV, whose amino-acid sequence MKIHATTVLGVRHNGRVALGSDGQASMGDTVMKHKVRKVRPLGGGKVLSGFAGSTADAFTLFERYEAKLEQYGGNTLRAAVELAKEWRTDRYLRRLEALLAIAAPDRLLLISGTGDVIEPDDDIVAIGSGGNYALAAARSLVKHAPNLSAREIVEEGLTVAADICVYTNHNFNILELDAEG is encoded by the coding sequence ATGAAGATCCACGCGACAACTGTTCTCGGCGTCCGGCACAACGGCCGCGTCGCCCTCGGCTCCGATGGGCAGGCCTCCATGGGCGACACCGTCATGAAGCACAAGGTGCGCAAGGTGCGCCCGCTCGGAGGCGGCAAGGTGCTTTCCGGGTTCGCCGGCTCAACCGCCGACGCCTTCACCCTCTTCGAGCGGTACGAGGCCAAGCTGGAACAGTACGGCGGCAACACGCTCCGCGCCGCCGTCGAGCTCGCCAAAGAGTGGCGCACGGATCGGTACCTCCGCCGCCTCGAAGCGCTTCTCGCCATCGCAGCGCCAGACCGGCTGCTGCTCATCAGCGGGACCGGCGACGTGATCGAGCCCGACGACGACATCGTCGCCATCGGCTCGGGTGGGAACTACGCCCTCGCGGCCGCCCGCTCGCTCGTCAAGCACGCGCCCAACCTCTCCGCCCGCGAGATCGTCGAGGAAGGCCTCACGGTCGCGGCTGACATCTGCGTGTACACCAACCACAACTTCAACATCCTAGAGCTCGACGCCGAAGGCTAG
- a CDS encoding GNAT family N-acetyltransferase — translation MTVAPLSSVRADALALWERSAVRTPFNHPDVVEAAGEAFGLSPLAILGADVGVIGLEKRRGPFRALALTPGAAYCSPICVQASPEAEVLGCETPLDAVRGVVESRFALAAFSLPPTWTDPRTFAFAGWDATVRYTSVADLSGDPLTQWSKGTLRPARQSAADFDVRETPDALEVATRLQVETYARKSVPFGLTSGALVLLANALHARGLVRAFAATRAGDAAPEAAALFTVDGTHATYWLSGGKRGPAMSVLFLHAVDALKASGVTDLDLGGANVPGVAQFKRQLGGVLTPTVTVRRVGPRWLRAIDALR, via the coding sequence GTGACCGTCGCCCCCCTCTCCTCCGTCCGCGCCGACGCGCTCGCGCTCTGGGAGCGGAGCGCGGTGCGGACGCCGTTTAACCACCCGGACGTTGTCGAGGCCGCGGGAGAGGCGTTCGGGCTCTCGCCTCTGGCGATTCTGGGGGCCGATGTAGGTGTGATCGGCCTGGAAAAGCGGCGCGGGCCCTTTCGCGCCCTCGCGCTGACGCCAGGAGCCGCGTACTGCTCGCCGATCTGCGTTCAGGCCTCGCCAGAGGCCGAGGTTCTGGGCTGCGAGACGCCTTTGGACGCCGTGCGCGGGGTCGTCGAATCGCGCTTCGCGCTCGCCGCGTTCTCGCTTCCCCCGACGTGGACGGACCCGCGGACGTTCGCGTTCGCGGGCTGGGACGCCACGGTGCGGTACACATCCGTCGCGGATCTGAGTGGCGACCCGTTGACGCAGTGGAGCAAGGGCACATTGCGACCAGCCCGCCAGTCCGCAGCTGACTTCGATGTTCGCGAGACGCCAGATGCTTTAGAAGTGGCAACGCGGCTTCAGGTCGAGACATACGCCCGGAAAAGCGTACCGTTTGGCCTCACCTCTGGCGCGCTCGTGCTCCTCGCCAATGCGCTCCACGCCAGAGGCCTCGTCCGCGCCTTCGCCGCCACGCGAGCAGGAGACGCGGCGCCAGAGGCTGCTGCCCTGTTCACCGTCGACGGCACGCACGCGACGTACTGGCTAAGCGGGGGCAAACGGGGTCCGGCGATGTCCGTTCTATTCCTCCATGCCGTCGACGCGCTGAAGGCCTCTGGCGTTACCGATCTCGACCTCGGCGGAGCCAATGTGCCCGGCGTGGCGCAGTTCAAGCGCCAGCTTGGCGGCGTGCTCACGCCCACCGTCACGGTTCGCCGCGTCGGCCCGCGATGGCTGCGCGCGATCGACGCGCTCCGGTGA
- the dacB gene encoding D-alanyl-D-alanine carboxypeptidase/D-alanyl-D-alanine endopeptidase, translating into MPRGQLLPRLAALCLLFATPLALSPEAAAQPTSGFAATNALADLIDAQLDASAFNDAYWGAYIVDLTDNRILYDRNAAKRFIPASNMKLFSTAGVLDKLGADFRYTTRLYADGQIRGSTLVGSLVVRGSGDPTMGARYTSGDLTRTFRQWADSLKASGVRRISGSVIGDDNVFDDRALGEGWSWDDLVWYYGAEISGLQFGEGTINLAVSGTTPGDRARIAVTPDVGYIDVVNRTTTTDGGSIREGYSRDLSSNRFLVTASVPAGQVEREDVAVSNPTTYFIRVLVATLQREGIEVDGDAIDVDEWDGPRIRYEGMQRIATHESPRLKHIVAETNTESNNLYAEHLLRTLGVYGYSGDELDPGSSRAGAAAMEPFLNRIGVDPASLRIADGSGLSALNRLTPLATVQLLRAMNEHPEPGVREAFYESLAVGGRSGTLERRYRSGDARGNVHAKTGYISGARTLSGYVTADNGHLIAFSLMCNHYSTRTSRVNQAQDAIVELLADFDG; encoded by the coding sequence ATGCCTCGCGGCCAGCTTCTTCCCCGTCTCGCCGCCCTTTGTCTCTTGTTCGCCACGCCTCTGGCGCTGTCGCCAGAGGCCGCCGCTCAGCCCACATCGGGCTTTGCCGCGACAAACGCGCTCGCGGACCTGATTGACGCGCAGTTGGACGCGAGCGCGTTCAACGACGCCTACTGGGGCGCGTACATCGTGGACCTGACGGATAACCGGATTCTGTACGACCGGAACGCGGCGAAGCGCTTTATCCCGGCGAGCAACATGAAGCTGTTCTCCACCGCGGGCGTGCTGGATAAGCTGGGCGCGGACTTCCGCTACACGACGCGGCTCTATGCTGACGGCCAGATCCGAGGCAGCACGCTGGTCGGCTCGCTCGTCGTGCGCGGCTCCGGCGATCCCACGATGGGCGCCCGCTACACCTCTGGCGACCTCACGCGCACGTTCCGTCAGTGGGCGGACAGCTTGAAGGCCTCTGGCGTCCGCCGCATCAGCGGCTCCGTGATCGGCGACGACAACGTGTTCGACGACCGCGCGCTCGGCGAGGGCTGGAGCTGGGACGACCTCGTGTGGTACTACGGCGCCGAGATCTCCGGCCTGCAGTTCGGCGAGGGGACGATCAACCTCGCCGTGAGCGGGACGACGCCCGGCGACCGTGCTCGCATTGCCGTCACGCCCGACGTGGGCTACATCGACGTGGTCAACCGCACAACGACGACCGACGGCGGGAGCATCCGCGAGGGCTACTCGCGCGATCTCTCCTCCAACCGCTTTCTTGTGACCGCGTCGGTCCCTGCGGGGCAGGTGGAGCGCGAGGACGTGGCCGTGTCCAACCCCACGACGTACTTCATCCGCGTGCTCGTCGCCACGCTTCAGCGCGAGGGCATCGAGGTCGACGGCGACGCCATTGACGTGGACGAGTGGGACGGCCCACGCATCCGCTACGAAGGCATGCAACGCATCGCGACCCACGAGTCCCCCCGGCTCAAGCACATCGTTGCTGAGACCAACACGGAGAGCAACAACCTGTACGCGGAGCACTTGCTTCGCACGCTCGGCGTGTACGGCTACAGCGGCGACGAGCTCGACCCCGGCTCTTCGCGGGCGGGCGCGGCCGCGATGGAACCGTTCCTCAACCGGATCGGCGTGGACCCGGCGAGCCTCCGCATCGCGGACGGATCGGGCCTCTCGGCGCTCAACCGCCTCACGCCTCTGGCGACGGTGCAGCTTCTCCGCGCGATGAACGAGCACCCGGAGCCTGGCGTCCGCGAGGCGTTCTACGAGTCCCTCGCCGTCGGCGGCCGGAGCGGCACGCTGGAGCGCCGCTACCGCTCGGGCGACGCCAGAGGCAACGTCCACGCCAAGACCGGCTACATCTCGGGCGCCCGCACGCTCTCCGGCTACGTGACGGCCGACAACGGGCACCTTATCGCGTTCTCGCTGATGTGCAACCACTACTCCACGCGCACGAGCCGCGTGAACCAGGCGCAGGACGCGATCGTGGAGCTACTGGCGGACTTCGACGGCTAG
- the purH gene encoding bifunctional phosphoribosylaminoimidazolecarboxamide formyltransferase/IMP cyclohydrolase yields MISAKTLPPPADRQRLRRALLSVSDKTGLVPFAQRLAAHGVELLSTGGTARALREAGLEVIDVADVTGFPEILDGRVKSLHPNVHGGILARSQDPEDQATLEAHGIGAIQLVAVNLYPFREAVASGADDALAADNVDIGGPTMLRAAAKNFGSVAVVVDPTDYDALAAELDANDGTLGLATRHRLATTGFRHTADYDDAIARFFEASGDDSTSDDETDVAPEALPDPLEVSLPLALPLRYGENPHQRAGFYSDSAPYQTLHGKALSTNNLLDLTAALDLIGEFADAPPTVAILKHTNPCGVGQAESLADAYRKAFTTDTLSPFGGIVVVNRALDRASAEAIDAVFTELIIAPEYEDGVLDFLQQKQNRRLLTYTPEASAPDYLLRSVAGGVLAQEPDAPLGTAAALRERCSVATQRAPSDGEWADLDFAWRVCKHVKSNAIVYAKGGATLGIGAGQMSRIDASEVAVRKAGKESLDLAGSVVASDAFFPFADGLLAAADAGAVAAIQPGGSVRDDEVIEAADARGMAMVFTGARHFRH; encoded by the coding sequence GCCAGAGGCTCCGCCGCGCGCTTCTCTCGGTCAGCGACAAGACAGGCCTCGTGCCGTTTGCGCAACGCCTCGCCGCGCACGGCGTCGAGTTGCTCTCCACTGGGGGGACGGCGCGGGCGCTTCGCGAGGCAGGCCTGGAGGTCATCGACGTGGCCGACGTGACGGGCTTCCCGGAGATTCTGGACGGGCGGGTCAAGAGCCTGCACCCCAACGTGCATGGCGGCATCCTCGCGCGGAGCCAGGACCCGGAGGACCAGGCAACGCTGGAGGCGCACGGCATCGGCGCGATCCAACTCGTGGCCGTCAACCTGTACCCGTTCCGCGAGGCGGTCGCCTCTGGCGCCGATGACGCGCTCGCGGCCGACAACGTCGACATCGGCGGGCCCACGATGCTACGGGCGGCGGCCAAGAACTTCGGCTCCGTCGCCGTCGTGGTGGACCCCACCGACTACGACGCGCTCGCGGCCGAACTCGACGCGAATGACGGCACGCTCGGGCTCGCCACGCGCCACCGCCTCGCGACGACCGGCTTCCGTCACACCGCCGACTACGACGACGCCATCGCGCGCTTTTTCGAGGCCTCTGGCGACGACTCCACCTCTGACGATGAAACGGACGTGGCGCCAGAGGCCCTGCCCGATCCGCTGGAGGTGAGCCTGCCGCTGGCGCTGCCGCTGCGCTACGGCGAGAACCCGCACCAGCGCGCGGGCTTCTACTCCGATAGCGCGCCGTACCAGACGCTCCACGGCAAGGCGCTTTCCACCAATAACCTGCTGGACCTCACCGCCGCGCTGGACCTCATCGGCGAGTTCGCCGACGCGCCGCCGACGGTCGCCATTCTGAAGCACACCAACCCGTGCGGCGTGGGTCAGGCGGAGAGCTTGGCCGACGCGTACCGCAAGGCGTTCACGACCGACACGCTCTCGCCGTTTGGCGGCATCGTGGTGGTTAACCGGGCATTGGACCGCGCGAGTGCGGAAGCCATCGACGCGGTGTTCACCGAGCTCATTATCGCGCCTGAGTACGAGGACGGCGTGCTGGACTTCCTCCAGCAGAAGCAGAACCGGCGGCTGCTGACCTACACGCCAGAGGCCTCGGCCCCGGACTACCTGCTGCGGTCGGTTGCGGGCGGCGTCCTGGCGCAGGAGCCGGACGCGCCGCTCGGGACGGCCGCCGCGCTCCGCGAGCGCTGCTCAGTCGCCACCCAGCGCGCCCCCTCGGATGGTGAGTGGGCCGACCTCGACTTCGCGTGGCGCGTCTGCAAGCACGTCAAGAGCAACGCCATCGTCTACGCGAAAGGTGGCGCCACGCTCGGTATTGGCGCGGGTCAGATGAGCCGGATCGACGCCAGCGAGGTCGCGGTCCGCAAGGCGGGCAAGGAAAGCCTGGACCTTGCCGGCTCGGTCGTGGCGAGTGACGCCTTCTTCCCCTTCGCGGATGGGCTTCTGGCGGCTGCGGACGCGGGGGCCGTCGCGGCCATCCAGCCCGGCGGCAGCGTCCGGGACGACGAGGTCATCGAGGCCGCCGACGCCAGAGGCATGGCAATGGTGTTTACCGGCGCCCGTCACTTCCGGCACTGA
- the mreC gene encoding rod shape-determining protein MreC, giving the protein MSNPAAQVWLRTRDYVLLAVLVLIATAIFVGRNRPALRAARSVALAVTGPVEGTFSRVGRFRRSLGENERLRAEALDLSTEVARLREARAENARLRGLLGFADSLDVSYRVARIVTKDQTEQANFLTIDVGEADSIQVGMPVIDERGIVGKVFLVGDNYSVVMPHQNTQFTVPATLDALALDGLISWDGRKPGTLTMEFVPKTEPVERGMLVTTSPYSGVFPAGVPVGRVDTAYAAAGRNDFIIEVTPAAPISQVGYVYVLLSVPDVEIETLLGAARDSLATGAGG; this is encoded by the coding sequence ATGAGCAACCCGGCCGCGCAAGTCTGGCTCCGCACCCGCGATTACGTGCTTCTGGCTGTCCTGGTGCTGATCGCGACGGCCATCTTCGTGGGGCGGAACCGGCCGGCACTCCGCGCCGCGCGCTCGGTCGCGCTGGCCGTGACGGGCCCCGTGGAAGGCACGTTCTCCCGCGTGGGCCGCTTCCGCCGCTCGCTCGGCGAGAACGAGCGGCTGCGGGCCGAGGCCCTGGACCTCTCCACCGAGGTGGCCCGGCTCCGCGAGGCGCGAGCCGAGAACGCCCGTCTCCGTGGCTTGCTGGGCTTCGCGGACTCCCTTGACGTCAGCTACCGAGTCGCGCGCATCGTCACCAAGGACCAGACGGAGCAGGCCAACTTCCTCACCATCGACGTAGGCGAAGCCGACTCCATCCAGGTGGGCATGCCCGTTATCGACGAGCGCGGCATCGTGGGCAAGGTGTTCCTCGTGGGCGACAACTACTCCGTTGTGATGCCGCACCAGAACACGCAGTTCACCGTCCCGGCCACGCTGGACGCCCTCGCGCTGGACGGCCTCATCAGCTGGGATGGGCGCAAGCCTGGGACGCTCACGATGGAGTTCGTCCCTAAGACCGAGCCCGTCGAACGCGGGATGCTCGTCACGACGAGCCCCTACAGCGGCGTTTTCCCTGCCGGCGTCCCTGTTGGGCGCGTGGACACGGCCTACGCCGCCGCGGGCCGAAACGACTTCATCATTGAGGTCACGCCCGCCGCCCCGATCTCGCAGGTCGGCTATGTGTACGTGCTGCTCTCGGTCCCGGACGTGGAGATCGAGACGCTTCTGGGCGCCGCGCGCGACTCCCTCGCCACGGGCGCCGGCGGCTGA
- the hslU gene encoding ATP-dependent protease ATPase subunit HslU, with translation MELKTDSPTQADDAGLTPRRIVAELDKYVVGQNAAKRAVAVALRNRWRRLRAPEDMRDEITPANIILIGPTGVGKTEIARRLAKLTGAPFVKVEATKFTEVGYVGRDVESMIRDLVDLALAQAKEIQAERVTDQARVHAENRLLDLLLPSSKPKAPAGLPGLGFPVTTPSPAAEELADPGGKTRERFREMLHRGSLDDREVEVDVSLDRTTNLQMFGPMGMEEMGINLQEMLGGGKKRQKRRVKVPEAMDLLTQDEAQKLVDQEAARAEALARVEQAGIVFIDEIDKVAGRQSAGGGGGPDVSREGVQRDLLPIVEGSTVVTKHGPVKTDHILFIASGAFHVSKPSDLIPELQGRFPIRVELESLTEADFVRILTEPENALTKQYAALFASEGVDLSFTQEAVAEVARIAAKVNSDVENIGARRLHTILTTLLEDLLFDLPDGDHGGTVEITHDMVRDTLQGIVEDRDLSMYVL, from the coding sequence ATGGAACTCAAGACAGACTCCCCCACCCAAGCCGACGACGCGGGCCTGACTCCGCGGCGCATCGTCGCCGAGCTCGACAAGTACGTCGTTGGACAGAACGCGGCCAAGCGGGCCGTGGCCGTGGCGCTCCGCAACCGCTGGCGCCGCCTCCGCGCGCCAGAGGACATGCGCGACGAGATCACCCCCGCCAACATCATCCTGATCGGGCCGACGGGCGTCGGCAAGACCGAGATCGCGCGGCGCCTGGCCAAGCTGACCGGCGCGCCATTCGTCAAAGTCGAAGCCACCAAATTCACCGAGGTCGGCTACGTTGGCCGCGACGTGGAGAGCATGATCCGCGATCTCGTGGACCTAGCGCTTGCGCAGGCCAAAGAGATACAGGCGGAACGCGTGACCGATCAGGCTCGCGTCCACGCGGAGAACCGCCTGCTGGACCTTCTCCTCCCCTCTTCTAAGCCCAAAGCGCCGGCAGGCCTGCCCGGCCTCGGCTTTCCCGTGACCACGCCCTCGCCAGCGGCGGAGGAGCTGGCCGACCCCGGAGGCAAAACGCGCGAGCGGTTCCGCGAGATGCTCCACCGCGGGAGCCTGGACGACCGCGAGGTGGAAGTCGACGTGAGTCTGGACCGGACGACGAACCTCCAGATGTTTGGCCCGATGGGCATGGAGGAAATGGGTATCAACCTGCAGGAGATGCTCGGCGGGGGCAAAAAGCGCCAGAAGCGCCGCGTGAAAGTCCCCGAGGCCATGGACCTGCTCACGCAGGACGAGGCGCAAAAGCTCGTAGACCAGGAGGCCGCTCGCGCCGAAGCCCTCGCGCGCGTGGAGCAAGCCGGCATCGTGTTCATCGACGAGATTGACAAGGTGGCCGGGCGGCAGAGCGCCGGCGGCGGTGGCGGCCCTGACGTGAGCCGCGAGGGCGTCCAGCGCGACCTGCTCCCCATCGTGGAGGGCTCGACGGTGGTGACCAAGCACGGGCCAGTCAAGACCGACCACATCCTCTTTATCGCCTCTGGCGCGTTCCACGTGTCCAAGCCGAGCGACCTCATCCCCGAGCTCCAGGGCCGCTTCCCGATCCGCGTCGAGCTGGAGTCGCTGACCGAGGCCGACTTCGTGCGCATCCTGACCGAGCCGGAAAACGCGCTCACCAAGCAGTACGCCGCGCTGTTCGCGAGCGAGGGCGTAGACCTCTCGTTCACGCAAGAGGCCGTCGCTGAGGTCGCGCGCATCGCCGCCAAGGTGAACTCCGACGTGGAGAACATCGGCGCCCGCCGCCTCCACACCATCCTGACGACGCTGCTCGAAGACCTCCTGTTCGACCTGCCGGATGGCGACCACGGCGGGACAGTCGAGATCACGCACGACATGGTGCGGGACACGCTCCAGGGCATCGTGGAGGACCGCGACCTGAGCATGTACGTCCTCTAG